Proteins encoded together in one Cellulomonas gilvus ATCC 13127 window:
- a CDS encoding MarR family winged helix-turn-helix transcriptional regulator: MDDAQLAADLRLHVGRLVRRGRAEDPRPQPLTAALGLLDREGPLTTSELAAAQRVRPQSMARTVRTLEEDGLVERSTDPTDARKSPVVLTARGREALAQERRRRTDWLTLALADALDPAERETLAAAVPLLARIVAWDERRTR; this comes from the coding sequence ATGGACGACGCCCAGCTCGCCGCCGACCTGCGCCTGCACGTCGGTCGTCTGGTCCGACGAGGCCGCGCCGAGGACCCGCGGCCCCAGCCGCTCACCGCGGCGCTCGGGCTCCTCGACCGTGAGGGGCCGCTGACCACGAGCGAGCTCGCCGCTGCGCAGCGCGTGCGGCCGCAGTCGATGGCGCGCACGGTCCGCACGCTGGAGGAGGACGGGCTCGTCGAGCGGTCCACGGACCCCACCGACGCCCGCAAGTCGCCGGTGGTGCTGACCGCCCGGGGGCGCGAGGCGCTCGCGCAGGAACGCCGCCGCCGGACCGACTGGCTCACGCTGGCGCTGGCCGACGCGCTCGATCCGGCGGAGCGGGAGACCCTCGCGGCCGCCGTGCCCCTCCTGGCGCGCATCGTCGCGTGGGACGAGCGCCGCACGCGCTGA
- a CDS encoding DUF4268 domain-containing protein, whose protein sequence is MHARCEEIEEALGGTLEWHENPAYKASRIALRHVGDWRDENFAPGLAHWLVSTAELFATAFPKYTSEVRRLS, encoded by the coding sequence TTGCACGCACGCTGTGAGGAGATCGAGGAAGCACTCGGAGGCACCCTGGAGTGGCACGAGAACCCCGCATACAAGGCCAGCAGGATTGCGCTGCGGCATGTCGGGGACTGGCGGGACGAGAACTTCGCCCCCGGCCTCGCGCACTGGCTCGTGAGCACTGCCGAGCTCTTCGCCACGGCCTTCCCGAAGTACACGAGCGAGGTGCGACGGCTCAGCTGA
- a CDS encoding VOC family protein, producing the protein MPFASIRLVTDDVDRLVAFYERVTGEVAERPAPVFAQLGGPRAILAIAGTQTVAMLGGAVTPASNRSVLVEFEVDDVDAEVARLQPDPQDVVLPPSTMPWGNRSALIRDPDGNVVNLFSRPPA; encoded by the coding sequence GTGCCGTTCGCATCGATCCGTCTCGTCACCGACGACGTCGACCGCCTGGTCGCGTTCTACGAGCGCGTCACCGGTGAGGTCGCCGAGCGTCCCGCTCCGGTGTTCGCCCAGCTCGGCGGCCCCCGTGCGATCCTCGCCATCGCCGGCACGCAGACGGTCGCGATGCTCGGCGGCGCCGTGACGCCCGCGTCCAACCGCTCGGTGCTCGTCGAGTTCGAGGTCGACGACGTCGACGCCGAGGTCGCCCGGCTCCAGCCCGATCCGCAGGACGTGGTCCTGCCGCCGTCCACCATGCCGTGGGGCAACCGGTCCGCGCTCATCCGGGACCCTGACGGCAACGTCGTGAACCTCTTCAGCCGTCCGCCCGCATGA
- a CDS encoding helix-turn-helix transcriptional regulator — MNRTDRLYALVEELRAVSPRPRSARWLAARFEVSVRTVERDLSALQQAGVPIWAHPGRTGGYAIDASATLGPMAFTPDEALAVLIGLGALRRGPFRASAGTALTKFLAVLPREDARRATALAGRVHLLEPDEADTVPTAFAAALRAGRVVSLVYRDRDGIETRREVEPLGSVGRDGTWYLVAWCRLRAGVRAFRGDRMVRIELTDERPAPRALRLEDLQIPMGVLRPVVEHLS; from the coding sequence GTGAACCGGACGGATCGCCTCTACGCGCTCGTGGAAGAGCTGCGCGCCGTGTCGCCCCGGCCCCGGAGCGCGCGCTGGCTGGCGGCGCGCTTCGAGGTCTCCGTGCGGACCGTCGAGCGGGACCTGTCCGCGCTGCAGCAGGCGGGGGTGCCGATCTGGGCCCACCCCGGTCGCACCGGCGGGTACGCGATCGATGCGTCCGCGACGCTCGGGCCCATGGCCTTCACCCCCGACGAGGCCCTCGCCGTCCTGATCGGGCTGGGCGCGCTGCGGCGAGGACCGTTCCGGGCGTCGGCGGGCACCGCGCTCACCAAGTTCCTCGCGGTTCTGCCCCGCGAGGACGCCCGACGCGCCACCGCGCTCGCGGGCAGGGTCCACCTGCTCGAGCCCGACGAGGCGGACACCGTCCCGACGGCGTTCGCCGCCGCGCTGCGCGCCGGACGGGTCGTCAGCCTGGTCTACCGGGACCGCGACGGCATCGAGACCCGGCGGGAGGTGGAACCGCTCGGGTCGGTCGGCCGGGACGGCACGTGGTACCTGGTCGCGTGGTGCCGGCTGCGCGCAGGCGTGCGTGCGTTCCGTGGCGACCGCATGGTCCGCATCGAGCTCACCGACGAGCGCCCCGCACCGCGTGCCCTGCGGCTGGAGGACCTGCAGATCCCGATGGGGGTGCTGCGGCCAGTCGTCGAGCACCTCTCCTGA
- a CDS encoding isochorismatase family protein, translating to MPVDTLDPATALVLVDLQNGITALPTVHDASLVVARAALLAEAAHRAGLPVARVRTAFSSDGGDVLRGRTDSPGPAVTQAADFAELDARVPSDPADLVVTKRGWDAFTGTELDSRLRRRGVRCVVIAGISTSIGVESTARTARELGYEVVVAHDAVTDLVAAAHATSLGVILPRIARLDTAEAIAQCLAGER from the coding sequence ATGCCCGTCGACACGCTCGACCCCGCCACCGCCCTGGTCCTCGTCGACCTCCAGAACGGCATCACCGCGCTGCCGACGGTGCACGACGCGTCGCTCGTCGTCGCGCGTGCCGCGCTCCTCGCGGAGGCAGCGCACCGCGCCGGCCTGCCCGTGGCCCGGGTGCGGACCGCGTTCTCGAGCGACGGCGGCGACGTGCTCCGCGGGCGCACCGACTCTCCCGGGCCCGCGGTGACCCAGGCCGCGGACTTCGCCGAGCTCGACGCGCGTGTGCCGAGCGACCCTGCCGACCTCGTCGTCACCAAGCGGGGGTGGGACGCGTTCACGGGGACCGAGCTGGACTCGCGGCTGCGTCGCCGGGGCGTGCGGTGCGTGGTGATCGCCGGGATCTCGACGAGCATCGGCGTCGAGTCCACGGCCCGCACGGCACGCGAGCTGGGATACGAGGTCGTCGTCGCGCACGACGCGGTGACGGATCTGGTGGCCGCGGCGCACGCCACCAGCCTGGGGGTGATCCTGCCGAGGATCGCGCGCCTGGACACGGCTGAGGCGATCGCCCAGTGCCTGGCGGGGGAGCGCTGA
- a CDS encoding RICIN domain-containing protein: protein MSAHIDAAQRHTLEEADMHRFGRRLLLAVTLCAALAGGAATPSAPASAESNGGTRVMPLGDSITEGYPGGGGYRVGLWQRLAQNGYTTDFVGSAFNGPASLWDHDHEGHGGWRIDQIDANVVSWVRAYQPRTVLLHIGTNDITQNRDLANAPARLASVVDKITSTSPQTDVFVATLIPISFADAQVRSYNAAIPGIVSSRAAAGKRVHLVDMYRALTTADLGDGVHPNATGYDKMAAAWFTALRAVPGSIGNPGGGSDPGQGSGPVDASAWYALVNRNSGKALDVYNLSTADGARITQWSRNNGNQQQWQFVSAGNGFYTVRSRLSGKVLDVSARSTADGAAIIQWSATNATNQQFSIQTIDGYVQLIARSSGKAVEVQGASTADGGNIVQYADWNGANQQWQLVKVG from the coding sequence GTGAGCGCTCACATCGACGCCGCGCAGCGCCACACTCTCGAGGAGGCAGACATGCACCGGTTCGGCCGACGGCTGCTGCTCGCCGTCACCCTCTGCGCCGCGCTCGCGGGAGGCGCGGCGACCCCGTCCGCGCCCGCCTCCGCCGAGAGCAATGGCGGCACGCGCGTGATGCCGCTGGGTGACTCGATCACGGAGGGCTACCCCGGCGGGGGCGGCTATCGCGTCGGGCTGTGGCAGCGCCTGGCGCAGAACGGCTACACCACCGACTTCGTCGGCTCGGCCTTCAACGGGCCGGCCAGCCTGTGGGACCACGACCACGAGGGGCACGGAGGGTGGCGGATCGACCAGATCGACGCCAACGTCGTGAGCTGGGTCCGCGCCTACCAGCCGCGGACCGTGCTGCTGCACATCGGCACCAACGACATCACCCAGAATCGCGACCTGGCGAACGCGCCGGCCCGGCTCGCGTCCGTCGTCGACAAGATCACCAGCACGTCCCCTCAGACGGACGTCTTCGTCGCGACCCTGATCCCGATCTCGTTCGCGGATGCGCAGGTCCGGTCGTACAACGCGGCCATCCCCGGCATCGTCTCGAGCCGCGCCGCCGCCGGGAAGCGGGTCCACCTCGTCGACATGTACCGCGCGCTGACCACCGCCGACCTGGGCGACGGCGTGCACCCCAACGCGACGGGCTACGACAAGATGGCGGCCGCCTGGTTCACCGCGCTGCGCGCCGTGCCGGGGAGCATCGGGAACCCCGGCGGCGGCTCCGACCCGGGCCAGGGCTCCGGCCCCGTGGACGCCTCCGCCTGGTACGCGCTCGTCAACCGCAACAGCGGCAAGGCCCTGGACGTCTACAACCTGTCCACCGCAGACGGCGCGCGCATCACCCAGTGGTCCCGCAACAACGGCAACCAGCAGCAGTGGCAGTTCGTCAGCGCCGGCAACGGCTTCTACACGGTGCGGTCGCGGCTGTCGGGCAAGGTGCTCGACGTGTCCGCCAGGTCCACCGCCGACGGTGCGGCGATCATCCAGTGGAGCGCCACCAACGCCACCAACCAGCAGTTCAGCATCCAGACGATCGACGGGTACGTCCAGCTGATCGCCCGCAGCAGCGGCAAGGCCGTCGAGGTCCAGGGCGCCTCCACCGCCGACGGCGGGAACATCGTCCAGTACGCCGACTGGAACGGCGCCAACCAGCAGTGGCAGCTCGTCAAGGTGGGGTGA
- a CDS encoding YciI family protein codes for MTRYAIYFNQQWVGDHPAEWFQTRQEPSRAVVREMEEAGVLVFAGGLVEDPAEAFSADATSGTLSITDGPYTETAEHLGGITVIDVPDLETAKMWAGRVAQGCGWPQEVRAVW; via the coding sequence ATGACGCGGTACGCGATCTACTTCAACCAGCAGTGGGTCGGAGACCACCCCGCCGAATGGTTCCAGACGCGCCAGGAGCCCAGCCGGGCGGTCGTGCGTGAGATGGAGGAGGCCGGGGTGCTCGTCTTCGCGGGCGGGCTGGTCGAGGACCCGGCCGAGGCGTTCAGCGCGGATGCGACGAGCGGGACGCTGTCCATCACCGACGGCCCCTACACGGAGACCGCCGAGCACCTCGGTGGGATCACCGTCATCGACGTGCCCGACCTGGAGACGGCCAAGATGTGGGCCGGCAGGGTGGCGCAGGGGTGCGGGTGGCCCCAGGAGGTCCGGGCCGTCTGGTGA
- a CDS encoding cellulose binding domain-containing protein, translated as MRGTHWRRRLWPAALAVATLVTGGTVAVAPAATAATGCRVDYVVASQWTDGFTASVKVTNLGDAVSSWLLTWTFPAGQTVNQAWNTTLTQSGAAVTARNASYNGSLGTGGSAEIGFNGSFVGANPVPTAFALNGVACTGSTGTTPTATATPTPTPTPTPTAGETPRPSAPADITVNTGTKYQTIDGFGAATPIWGGAWSTADTQTLVGMGDNQLGLSIVRTGVSPVSGEWGAQVNALKTAKSYGSNVKILASPWTAPAAWKTNNSRTGGGSLKTDYYDDYANHLNSYVQYMRSQGVTIDVTSVQNEPDWHPDYDSMAWTGEQLRTFVRDQGAKVQNTRLMVAESLGFNRSYSDPTLNDAAARTNIGYVGGHIYGQENGPNLSPYPLAAQYGKNQWMTEWNYHQADGNGSTIWGDPSNAAAWNETLDKVMYTVDRSMQANWSAYVWWYGRRYYSFIGDGESAFGTTGGAVLKRGWAFSQFSKYVRPGYQRVGLTKSSKASPLDVTAYQGDGKVTLVILNRSTSAVNGAVIQAPLTIRSALHTMTSQYSSRAPRTTSVNGSQVTVDVPARSISTVVITL; from the coding sequence ATGCGAGGAACTCATTGGCGGCGCCGTCTGTGGCCCGCGGCTCTGGCGGTGGCGACGCTCGTCACCGGGGGGACGGTCGCGGTGGCGCCCGCGGCGACCGCCGCGACCGGCTGCCGGGTGGACTACGTCGTCGCCTCGCAGTGGACCGACGGGTTCACGGCGAGCGTCAAGGTCACCAACCTCGGCGACGCGGTCAGCAGCTGGCTGCTCACCTGGACGTTCCCCGCGGGGCAGACCGTGAACCAGGCCTGGAACACCACCCTCACGCAGAGCGGTGCGGCCGTGACCGCGAGGAACGCGTCCTACAACGGCTCGTTGGGCACCGGCGGGTCCGCGGAGATCGGCTTCAACGGCAGCTTCGTCGGCGCGAACCCGGTCCCGACCGCGTTCGCGCTCAACGGGGTCGCCTGCACCGGCTCGACGGGCACGACGCCGACGGCGACAGCCACCCCGACGCCGACGCCCACCCCGACGCCCACCGCCGGCGAGACGCCGCGGCCGAGCGCGCCCGCGGACATCACGGTGAACACGGGAACGAAGTACCAGACGATCGACGGCTTCGGCGCCGCGACGCCGATCTGGGGCGGCGCGTGGTCGACAGCCGACACCCAGACGCTCGTCGGGATGGGCGACAACCAGCTGGGTCTGTCCATCGTGCGCACGGGCGTCTCGCCGGTCTCGGGCGAGTGGGGCGCCCAGGTCAACGCGCTGAAGACCGCGAAGTCGTACGGGTCGAACGTGAAGATCCTGGCCTCGCCCTGGACCGCGCCCGCGGCGTGGAAGACCAACAACAGCCGCACGGGCGGCGGGTCGCTCAAGACCGACTACTACGACGACTACGCCAACCACCTGAACAGCTACGTGCAGTACATGCGCAGCCAGGGCGTGACCATCGACGTGACGTCGGTGCAGAACGAGCCCGACTGGCACCCCGACTACGACTCGATGGCGTGGACCGGAGAGCAGCTGCGGACCTTCGTGCGCGACCAGGGCGCCAAGGTGCAGAACACCAGGCTGATGGTGGCCGAGTCGCTGGGGTTCAACCGGTCCTACAGCGACCCGACGCTCAACGACGCGGCGGCGCGCACCAACATCGGGTACGTCGGCGGCCACATCTACGGCCAGGAGAACGGGCCGAACCTCTCGCCGTACCCGCTCGCCGCGCAGTACGGCAAGAACCAGTGGATGACGGAGTGGAACTACCACCAGGCGGACGGCAACGGCTCGACCATCTGGGGGGACCCGTCGAACGCCGCCGCCTGGAACGAGACCCTCGACAAGGTCATGTACACCGTGGACCGGTCGATGCAGGCCAACTGGAGCGCGTACGTCTGGTGGTACGGGCGGCGCTACTACTCGTTCATCGGTGACGGGGAGTCGGCGTTCGGCACCACCGGCGGCGCCGTGCTCAAGCGCGGGTGGGCCTTCTCGCAGTTCTCCAAGTACGTCCGCCCGGGCTACCAGCGGGTCGGCCTGACGAAGAGCTCGAAGGCCTCACCGCTCGACGTCACGGCCTACCAGGGCGACGGCAAGGTCACGCTCGTCATCCTCAACCGCTCGACCAGTGCGGTGAACGGCGCCGTCATCCAGGCGCCGCTGACCATCAGGTCCGCGCTCCACACCATGACGTCGCAGTACTCGAGCCGCGCGCCACGGACCACGAGCGTCAACGGCAGCCAGGTGACGGTCGACGTCCCCGCGCGGAGCATCTCGACGGTCGTCATCACGCTCTGA
- a CDS encoding NERD domain-containing protein, which translates to MARTYPEHPAFPEDGGAEQAVWQALRDHLPDDAVLLAGTALQDGAKEREIDLLVVWPGLGLAAIEVKGGHVTRADGQWWQGSGEGRHAIDPVGQVQDAKHTLLALLHRHGLAAARARAAHLVALPHTFVPGGWDAPELPRTMLLDRGDVTDGGRAVHLVRRAIDEHGAGRAPLDEPSAESLVEWLTGGFPSQSEALAVAAQYEDHLDRLTREQAQAMRYLDAVRRVHVVGGAGTGKTWLALEHARRRAKAGERVALMCYSRGLARYLERTTTQWPVRERPAYVGLFHELPVRWGAAPGDDADPTDWEERLPCDLGELAAQRPESDLFDAVVVDEAQDFGDAWWPALLRCLRDPDGGRLTVFSDDGQRVFPRSGTAPVELTVVELDENLRSTKQIAQLCGALHEGVTRPRGWPGAPVRVVDVPFEEAVGAADDAVEALLDEGWETGQIALLTTGRRHPMQVETVGMAGYQEYWDGFFAGEDVFYGHVLGFKGLERTVVVLAVNGIRDAARARSMIYTGLSRARVLLVVVGPLGYVEEVGGEAVRRRLGDAWAWAAASSTG; encoded by the coding sequence GTGGCACGTACCTACCCCGAGCATCCCGCCTTCCCCGAGGACGGCGGCGCCGAGCAGGCCGTCTGGCAGGCGCTGCGCGACCACCTGCCTGACGACGCGGTCCTGCTCGCGGGCACCGCGTTGCAGGACGGGGCGAAGGAACGCGAGATCGACCTGCTCGTCGTGTGGCCGGGCCTGGGGCTCGCGGCGATCGAGGTGAAGGGTGGGCACGTCACGCGCGCGGACGGGCAGTGGTGGCAGGGCTCCGGTGAGGGGCGCCATGCGATCGACCCGGTGGGGCAGGTGCAGGACGCGAAGCACACGCTGCTCGCGCTGCTGCATCGGCACGGTCTCGCGGCGGCGCGGGCACGGGCCGCGCACCTCGTCGCGCTTCCGCACACGTTCGTCCCAGGGGGGTGGGACGCACCGGAGCTGCCTCGCACGATGCTGCTCGACCGGGGCGACGTCACCGACGGCGGGCGGGCCGTCCACCTCGTGCGTCGGGCGATCGACGAGCACGGGGCTGGGCGGGCTCCGCTCGACGAGCCGTCGGCCGAGTCCCTCGTCGAGTGGCTGACCGGCGGGTTCCCCTCGCAGTCCGAGGCGCTCGCGGTGGCCGCGCAGTACGAGGACCACCTCGACCGGCTGACTCGCGAGCAGGCGCAGGCCATGCGCTACCTCGACGCGGTGCGCCGGGTGCACGTCGTCGGTGGGGCGGGCACGGGCAAGACGTGGCTGGCCCTCGAGCACGCCCGTCGCCGCGCGAAGGCGGGCGAACGGGTCGCGCTCATGTGCTACTCGCGAGGGCTGGCCCGGTACCTCGAGCGGACGACCACGCAGTGGCCGGTGCGGGAGCGTCCGGCGTACGTCGGGCTGTTCCACGAGCTGCCGGTGCGCTGGGGTGCGGCACCCGGCGACGACGCCGACCCGACCGACTGGGAGGAGCGCCTGCCGTGTGACCTCGGGGAGCTGGCCGCGCAGCGGCCGGAGAGTGACCTGTTCGACGCGGTCGTCGTCGACGAGGCGCAGGACTTCGGCGACGCGTGGTGGCCGGCACTGCTGCGGTGCCTGCGCGACCCCGACGGCGGAAGGCTGACGGTGTTCTCCGACGACGGGCAGCGCGTGTTCCCGCGCTCGGGCACCGCGCCGGTCGAGCTCACCGTCGTCGAGCTCGACGAGAACCTGCGCTCCACCAAGCAGATCGCCCAGCTGTGCGGTGCGCTGCACGAGGGCGTCACTCGCCCGCGTGGCTGGCCCGGCGCGCCGGTGCGCGTCGTGGACGTGCCGTTCGAGGAGGCCGTCGGCGCCGCGGACGACGCTGTCGAGGCGCTGCTCGACGAGGGCTGGGAGACCGGGCAGATCGCGCTGCTCACTACCGGGCGGCGCCACCCGATGCAGGTCGAGACCGTCGGGATGGCCGGGTACCAGGAGTACTGGGACGGGTTCTTCGCCGGTGAGGACGTGTTCTACGGGCACGTGCTGGGGTTCAAGGGGCTCGAGCGGACGGTCGTGGTGCTGGCGGTCAACGGGATCCGGGACGCGGCGCGGGCTCGGTCGATGATCTACACGGGGTTGTCACGAGCGCGTGTGTTGCTCGTGGTGGTGGGGCCGCTCGGGTACGTGGAGGAGGTTGGCGGAGAGGCGGTCAGGAGGCGGTTGGGGGATGCCTGGGCGTGGGCGGCGGCGTCCTCGACCGGGTGA
- a CDS encoding phosphotransferase, whose protein sequence is MASEITAELIRDLVREQHPDLADLPLVEVDGGWGNQMWRLGTDLAVRIQRMDTSPDHQLKERRWLPFLAPLLPLPVPVPVRHGAPSARSAKLWTVVTWVPGEPLDRATITRAAHATDALAAFLRALHVEAPADAPAGVDRGAHPRECTGGFTHFLESVDPAALGCAARDVRAVWEDAVAAPAWQGPPVWVHGDLHPANVVVADGTLAGIVDFGDLFAGDPAWDLAAAWLLLPAGSSARFFDGYSRADDATIRRARGLAALKSLFLILMGQNGERGLPGGKPAWGPAGRAALARVLGDPL, encoded by the coding sequence ATGGCGTCCGAGATCACCGCGGAGCTCATCCGCGACCTGGTGCGCGAGCAGCACCCCGACCTCGCGGACCTGCCCCTCGTCGAGGTGGACGGCGGGTGGGGGAACCAGATGTGGCGCCTGGGCACTGATCTGGCGGTGCGGATCCAGCGCATGGACACCAGCCCGGACCACCAGCTCAAGGAACGTCGGTGGCTGCCGTTCCTCGCACCGCTGCTGCCGTTGCCGGTCCCTGTCCCGGTGCGGCACGGCGCGCCCTCCGCGCGCTCGGCCAAGCTCTGGACGGTGGTCACATGGGTCCCCGGTGAACCGCTGGACCGTGCCACGATCACGCGCGCCGCGCACGCGACCGACGCCCTGGCGGCGTTCCTCCGGGCGCTGCACGTCGAAGCGCCCGCCGACGCACCGGCGGGGGTCGACCGGGGTGCGCACCCGCGGGAGTGCACCGGTGGGTTCACCCACTTCCTCGAGTCCGTCGACCCCGCCGCACTCGGCTGCGCGGCCCGCGACGTCCGTGCCGTGTGGGAGGACGCCGTCGCCGCGCCTGCCTGGCAGGGCCCGCCGGTGTGGGTGCACGGGGACCTGCACCCGGCGAACGTCGTCGTCGCCGACGGGACGCTGGCGGGCATCGTGGACTTCGGCGACCTGTTCGCGGGGGACCCCGCGTGGGACCTCGCCGCGGCGTGGTTGCTGCTGCCGGCAGGGTCGTCCGCCCGGTTCTTCGACGGCTACTCGCGGGCGGACGACGCGACGATCCGCCGAGCCCGCGGCCTGGCGGCGCTGAAGAGCCTGTTCCTCATCCTCATGGGCCAGAACGGCGAGCGCGGCCTGCCCGGGGGGAAGCCGGCGTGGGGTCCGGCGGGACGTGCCGCGCTCGCCCGGGTCCTCGGCGATCCGCTCTGA
- a CDS encoding VOC family protein: MTDDTARTAGAPSPVRQLRLVVEAADYDEAVTFYRDVLGLPEQAAFEGDGDARVIILDAGRATLEIANPAQKRMIDDVEVGRQVAPHLRVAFEVDDAVATTRALTDAGAQELAPPTRTPWQSLNARLDAPAGLQITVFEELESLDARSGRPGFGTADTRD, encoded by the coding sequence ATGACGGACGACACCGCACGAACCGCCGGCGCGCCCAGCCCGGTCCGCCAGCTGCGCCTCGTGGTGGAGGCTGCCGACTACGACGAGGCCGTGACGTTCTACCGCGACGTGCTCGGCCTGCCCGAGCAGGCGGCCTTCGAAGGGGACGGCGACGCGCGCGTCATCATCCTCGACGCCGGCCGCGCCACCCTGGAGATCGCCAACCCCGCTCAGAAGCGCATGATCGACGACGTCGAGGTAGGGCGGCAGGTCGCACCCCACCTGCGGGTGGCGTTCGAGGTGGACGACGCCGTGGCGACCACCCGGGCGCTGACCGACGCGGGCGCACAGGAGCTGGCCCCGCCCACCCGCACGCCGTGGCAGTCGTTGAACGCCCGCCTGGACGCGCCGGCCGGGCTCCAGATCACGGTGTTCGAGGAGCTCGAGTCGCTCGACGCGCGTTCCGGCCGGCCCGGGTTCGGCACCGCCGACACCCGCGACTGA
- a CDS encoding DUF6308 family protein, translated as MQISERLEALLAPGDEQVAVAALRRYFAPLPAGGFTGAYFERLGGGGDRPDVANTFTSDDIVAVSMLSVPVPAAAALQLLEARGPELSDLLAKIPTDVAFAELTADEVGDVWSVRDAYRELLAVPGIGETTATKLLARKRPHLVPILDAVVTAELSVVKGRYWVPLHAWLTADGRAQHRRLEELRLAAGLGPEVSVLRVFDVLAWMVGSGYLTS; from the coding sequence GTGCAGATCAGCGAGCGACTTGAGGCCCTCCTGGCACCGGGGGACGAGCAGGTAGCGGTGGCGGCTCTCCGGCGCTACTTCGCGCCATTGCCGGCGGGCGGCTTCACGGGTGCCTACTTCGAGCGGCTCGGAGGCGGAGGGGACCGGCCTGACGTGGCCAATACGTTCACCTCTGACGACATCGTGGCCGTGTCGATGCTCTCGGTACCTGTCCCCGCAGCCGCGGCGCTGCAGCTCCTCGAGGCGCGTGGACCGGAGCTGAGCGACCTACTCGCGAAGATTCCGACGGACGTGGCGTTCGCCGAGCTCACGGCCGACGAGGTGGGCGACGTCTGGTCCGTGCGGGACGCCTACCGAGAGCTCCTGGCTGTCCCAGGGATCGGCGAGACCACCGCCACCAAGCTGCTCGCACGCAAGCGACCGCATCTCGTCCCGATCCTCGACGCCGTCGTCACTGCCGAGTTGTCCGTCGTCAAGGGCCGGTATTGGGTGCCGTTGCACGCATGGCTGACCGCGGACGGCCGCGCCCAGCACCGACGTCTCGAGGAGCTCCGTCTGGCGGCGGGGCTCGGGCCGGAGGTGTCGGTGCTGCGTGTGTTCGACGTGCTCGCTTGGATGGTCGGCAGTGGATACCTGACCTCGTAG